One Salmo salar chromosome ssa01, Ssal_v3.1, whole genome shotgun sequence DNA window includes the following coding sequences:
- the LOC123725416 gene encoding uncharacterized protein has translation MDGIAGDLETGQAGNDVTHEEMICSVVGARCPAVLSIVEETKEVETERDQGEDGSVKKPLLLQQHVLGEVKQIHRPVTQTGPADGADQNTSVQQELHSDNTEQPQSKGTSVGSQRNSDNLGDNECPICSELYDSQGDHRMALLNCDHTLCHCCLATILKRAADPSRVQCPLCRQKTPLLHWEIQRMQEDMMYHQVSSSEHGLIITDTLPETIPAPRLCFAMEQRLQTRMESILLCGCCLYPPRLIQMMRQMQQHCRCCYLIFLVLLFLMEMSCLLVVFLPVIVLVLLFTLVK, from the coding sequence atGGATGGAATAGCGGGTGACCTTGAAACGGGGCAAGCAGGGAACGACGTGACACACGAGGAAATGATTTGTTCTGTTGTTGGAGCAAGGTGTCCTGCAGTGTTAAGTATTGTTGAGGAAACCAAGGAGGTAGAGACGGagagggaccagggagaggatGGCTCAGTGAAAAAGCCCCTGCTTCTACAACAGCATGTCCTGGGAGAGGTCAAGCAAATTCACAGACCAGTCACCCAAACAGGGCCAGCGGATGGGGCTGACCAAAATACATCTGTTCAACAAGAGCTCCATTCTGACAACACAGAGCAGCCTCAAAGCAAAGGGACAAGTGTCGGGAGTCAAAGAAATAGTGACAATCTAGGGGACAATGAGTGCCCCATCTGCAGTGAACTGTACGACTCTCAGGGAGACCATCGGATGGCTTTGTTGAACTGTGACCACACGTTGTGCCATTGCTGTCTGGCCACCATCCTTAAGCGTGCAGCAGATCCTAGCCGGGTGCAGTGCCCCTTATGTCGACAGAAAACTCCTCTCCTTCACTGGGAGATCCAGAGGATGCAGGAGGATATGATGTACCACCAGGTCAGTAGCTCTGAACATGGACTCATCATCACAGACACTCTGCCTGAGACCATTCCAGCCCCACGACTCTGCTTCGCCATGGAACAGAGGCTGCAGACTCGCATGGAGTCAATATTGCTGTGTGGATGCTGCCTGTACCCTCCTCGTCTGATTCAAATGATGAGGCAGATGCAACAACACTGTCGATGCTGCTACCTGATATTCCTGGTGCTTCTCTTCCTGATGGAGATGAGCTGTCTGCTGGTTGTCTTCCTTCCTGTTATTGTGCTAGTGTTGTTATTCACTCTAGTGAAGTAG